Within Pseudomonas paeninsulae, the genomic segment AAGCCGGCCGCCAGGTAGCCGATCAGCGGCGGCAGACCCAGGGCGCGAGCTGCCAGGCCCAAGACGAAGGCGAAGGCGATCCAGGTGGCTTCGATCATGGGCTGTCCTTATTGGCGTGAAGCATCGGGCTAGAGACGGTGCATTGTAACGGGCCAGCAGAAGGCCATGTCTAGCGCGGGGCCGCTTCGGTGCAAATACAGTCGAGCAGGCGTGTTTTCTCAGCTAACAAAAAGCCCGCACATAGGCGGGCTCAATGAGTGAAGGACAGGCCGTGCCTGTCCAGAGGCGTTGTTTAGTCGATCTGCGCGCCCTGGGCGATCCATGCGCCGATCAGGTCGCGCTCGTCCTGGGTCATCTGGGTGATGTTGCCCAGCGGCATGACCTGCGAGGCGATGGCCTGGGCCTGGATCTTCGCGGTCTGGGCCTTGATCTGCTGCGGGGTGTCGAGCATGAAACCCAGTGGCGCGGCGCTGAACATCGGGCTGCTCGGCGTGGCCGAGTGGCATACGCTGCAACGTTCCTGGATCACCTGGTTGACCTCGGCAAAGGCAGTGCCTGCTCCGCCTGGGGCCGCGTCAGGCGAGGGCTCGAGCACTTCTTCTACCTTGGCGACGCTGACGGCTGGCTGGCTGGCTGAAGTGGCCACCGGGATGGCGTTTGCGGCCGGGCGCAGCGGGGCGGTGACATACGCCAGGCAGATCATGCCCAGTGCTGCCACTGGCAGGGTCCAGGCGTATTTGTTGCTGTTGTGGCGGGTGTTGAAGTAGTGGCGAACCAGTACTGCAAAGATGGCGATGCCCGCCAGAATTAGCCAGTTGTAGCTGCTGCCATAGGTGCTCGGGAAGTGGTTGCTGATCATGATGAACAGCACCGGCAGGGTGAAGTAGTTGTTGTGACGCGAGCGCAGCAGGCCTTTGGCCGGCAGGGCCGGATCAGGCGTGGTGTTGTCTTCGATGGCCTTAACCAGTGCGCGTTGTGCCGGCATGATGGTGAAGAACACGTTGCCGACCATGATGGTGCCGATGATGGCGCCGACATGTAGGTAGGCTGCGCGACCACTGAAGATAGTGCTGAAGCCGTAGGCAGCCGCGATCAGGAGGATAAACAGCACCGCGCCGAGCAGGGCCGGTTGCTTGCCCAGCGCCGAGTCACAGAGGAAGTGGTAGGCCACGTAGCCTGCAACCAGTGAACCGAGGCCGATGGCGATGGCGACGGTGGGTGCCATGTCGCTACCGGGCGCAATCAGGTAAAGCGACGGGTTGAGGTAGTACACCACCATCAGCAGGGCAACGCCGGACATCCAGGTCCAGTAGGCTTCCCACTTGAACCAATGGAGGTTCTCCGGCATTTTCGGCGGCGCCAGCTTGTACTTCTCCAGGTGATAGATGCCGCCACCGTGGATCGCCCAAAGGTCACCGGCCAAACCGTCTTTCGGGTTGACCCGATTGAGGTTGTTTTCCAGCCAGACGAAATAGAAGGATGCGCCAATCCAGGCGATACCGGTAATCATGTGAATCCAGCGCACGCCCAGATTCAGCCACTCAGTCAAATGTGCTTCCACAGTCAGTACCTCTTTCCCGATGCCGGCAGGCCGGCGCCAGGCTTCTCTTATTGGTGGGGAGCGAGCAGCAGTTGCTCATGCTCATCAAAGAAATGCTCATCGCAGTTGTTGCCGGAACCACTGCGATCAACCACCAGGAAGTCATCCCGCTTTTCGATCGTCAGCACCGGATGGTGCCAGACGCCGCGATGGTAATTGACGCCCTGCCTGCCGTTGCTGCGGAAGGCGCGGACTAACGCTGATTCAGGTGCATCGCCAAGTGGCGCGACCACGATCAGAAAGGGCTGGCCGAGCAGCGGTATGAACGCCTGGCTGCCCAGCGGGTGACGCTCCAGCATACGCACGGTCAACGGCATCTCCAGGGCTTGGGCACTGAAAATACTGATGATCGCCTGATCCTCAGGCTGGGCGGTCTCCACGGTGGCCACTTTGTGATAGCGGCGAGTGGAACCGTTGTTGATCATGAAGAACTCGCTGCCTTCAGTCTCGATGACATCGCCAAAGGGGGCGAAGGCTTCTTTGCTCAGTGGCTCGATGATCAGTGTGCGCATGGTTGGCCTACTTGTTCGTTGTAGTGCCCCTCGCTGATAAGGAAGGGGGGGCTGATGTCAGTCTGTTTGTGGGAGGGGCTTAGCCGCGACATGCTAAAAAGGCTCGCGGCTAAAGCGGAATGCCGCCCAGCCCCTCCCACAGAGACCTCTGCGCGTTCTACTTGGCGACTTTACCGAACAGGCGCAGGCGGCTGATACCACCGTCCGGGAATACGTTTACCCGTACGTGAGTGATCGGGCCGAGCGCCTTGATCTGTTCGGCGAACTCGTGCTCGGCGTGCATCTCGAGCTTCTGGCTTGGCAGCAGGTCACGCCAGAACAGGCTCTGGGTTTCGATCTGGCTGTCGGTGCCGCCTTTGACGAACGCGCCCTGGATCGAGCAGCTATCCGGGTAGTTGCCTTTGAAGTGCAGGGTATCGACGACAATGCGTTCGATTTCTCCCGGTGCGCCAAGGGCGACGATCACCCAGTCGTTGCCCGGGGTGCGCCGGCGTGCGGTTTCCCAGCCGTCACCCATGTTGATGCCACGGCCCGGGTTGAGGATGTTGCTCATGCGGCCGAAGTGCTCGTCGGAACAGGCCAGGGCGCGACCGCCATTCAGCGCGGCGGCCAGGTCGACCTGCTCGTTGTCGCCGACGTTGCTCCAGTCGCGGAACGGCACGCCGTAAACGCGCAGGCGGGCGACGCCGCCGTCCGGGTAGATGTTGAAGCGCAGGTGGGTAAAGGCCTGGGCATTGTTGATTGCGTGGTAGTGGTGATTGTTGCCTTGCAGCTCAACCGCGCCCAGCACTTCAGTCCACTCGGTGCTATCAGTCGGGTCGCCTGCGGCGACGAAGCAGCCCTCCAGCGAGGCGGACGGCGGGAAGTTGCCGGTGAAGAAGCTGGTGTCGATATCAACACCTTTGATCGAACCGGCCACGCCGAGGCGAATCACGGCGCTGTCGTAGCCTTCGAAACGCTTGCGCCGCGATTCCCAGCCATCCATCCACTTGCCGTTGTCATCGAACACGCCTTCCTTCCACACCGCCGGGGTCGGTTGGAACAAGCGGTTGACGTCGGCGAACCAGTCATCGGTTACCGAGATGGCCTGGGTGCCGAGGCGCGCGTCGGCCAGGTTGACGTATTTCTCGAAGGGTACGGCGTAAGCTTTCATGTCGTGTCTGCCTTAACAGTGAGGGCGGGGAGTGGCGGGCTAGAGCTGCTGCAAGCGAAACAGGGCGATCTTGTTGATCTCGGCCAGGGCGCAGGCGAATTCCTGCTCCGGGGGGTTGTGGATACGCTCCTCGAATGCCGCCAGAATCTGGTGCCGGTTGCTGCCTTTCACCGCCATGATGAAGGGGAAGCCGAACTTGGCCTTATAGGCGTCATTCAGTTCGGTAAAGCGGGAGAACTCGTCGGCCGTGCATGCGCTGATGCCGGCGCCGGCCTGTTCGGTGGTGCTGGAGGCGGTCAGCTCGCCACGCACTGCCGCCTTGCCGGCTAAGTCCGGGTGAGCGTTGATCAGGGCCAGTTGCTCGGCATGGCTGGCGCTGAGCAGGATGTCGGCCATGCGCTGGTGCAGGCCATTGACTTGATTAACGCTGTCGTCCAGGCCCAGCTCGAACGCCTTCTCGGCCACCCAGGGCGAGTGCTCGTAGATATCGGCGAAGACGTTGACGAAGTCTTCGCAGCTCAGGCGCGACGGGGTCAGGGTCTGAAAGCGGCTCATGTGCGGGTCTCGACAAAAGGGTGGGTGGCGTGCCAGTGGCGGGCGATATCGACGCGGCGGGCGCACCAGACTTTTTCGTGGCTTTTGACGTACTCGATAAAGCGCGCCAGGGCGGCGATCCGCGCGGGGCGGCCGAGCAGGCGGCAGTGCATGCCGATCGACAGCATTTTCGGCGCGCCAGCCACGCCTTCGGCGTAGAGCACATCGAAGGCGTCTTTCAAATACTGGTAGAAGTCGTCGCCGGTGTTGAAACCCTGCGCCTGGGTGAAGCGCATGTCGTTGGTGTCCAGGGTGTAAGGGATCACCAGGTGCGGCTTGGCCGCGCTGCTGGCTGGATCCCAGTAGGGCAGGTCGTCGTCATAGGTGTCGGAATCGTAGAGGAAGCCACCTTCCTGCATGACCAGGCGCCGGGTGTTCGGCCCGGTGCGGCCGGTGTACCAGCCCAGCGGGCGCTCGCCCGTGATGTCGGTGAGGATACGGATGGCTTCGAGCATATGCTCACGCTCTTGCGCCTCGTCCATGTACTGGTAGTCGATCCAGCGATATCCGTGGCTGCAGATTTCATGGCCGGCCGCGACCATGGCCTTGATCATGTCGGGGTTACGCTGGGCGGCCATGGCGACGGCGAACACGGTCAGCGGGATAGCGTGCTGGTCGAACAGTTTGAGCAGGCGCCACGCGCCGGCGCGGCTGCCGTATTCATAGAGCGATTCCATGCTCATGTTGCGTTCGCCCTGCAGCGGCTGGGCGGAAACCATCTCGGAGAGGAAGGACTCGGACTCCTGGTCACCGTGCAGTACGTTGCGCTCGCCACCTTCCTCATAGTTGAGGACGAACGACAGGGCAATGCGGGCATCGCCAGGCCAGTGTGGATGCGGCGGGTTGTTGGCGTAACCGATCAGGTCGCGTGGGTAGTCAGCGCTCACTGCAGTCTTCCTTCTTGGCGTGTTGCGGTCACTGCGTAGCCCAGGTGACGAGGGACGCGACCGTGATGGGCTAATTGTATACAAAATGAATAACGCTTTGTAAATAAAAAATCAGCTTTATTGCTAAATCAATTCTCGCCATTGAATCTGTGTGGGTGCCCAGGCCGTGCGCCTGGCGCCTGTCCTTATCCACGAGGTTTACCATCATGGCTGTACCTGAAACGGCGGTTTTGACGGAATTATTGTAAATATAATTGTGTACAATAAATCAAAAAAATGTCTTGAATGATTCGGCGGCATGCTATGCTCCGCCCAACTCAAGGCTGCTGGAGCCTGAGTCATCTGCCGAATTCAATATTCAATAACAGTAGAGGAGGTGCGGTGTCTGCGTGGCAATTGGCCGGCGTGGATGCCTGATAGCTATGGGACGATTGACCACACATGTTCTAGATGCCGCGCACGGCTGCCCCGGCAGCGCCATCACTGTTGAGTTGTATCGGGTCGAAGGCGCGCAGATGGAGCTGGTTACCCGCGTGGTGACCAACCATGACGGCCGTTGCGATGCGCCTATTCTGCAGGGCGACGATTACCGCAGTGGTGTCTACCAGCTGCACTTCCATGCGGGCGATTATTACCGGGCCCGTGGCGTGCAGTTGCCCGATCCGGCGTTTCTCGATGTGGTGGTGCTGCGCTTCGGTATCGATGCCGGCCAGGATCACTACCATGTGCCGCTGCTGATCTCCCCGTACAGCTACTCCACTTATCGCGGTAGTTGATTGCTCAGGCGGGGCTGCGCTGGGTGAGCCGGCAGGCCCGTTGTGTGGAACCTGATGGCAGGCACTCGAGTGCCTGCCATCACTGTTTCTGCGCAGTGAATGGCGCCATCAAGTTTTGAAGCGATTAACCAGTTCATTGAGCTGAGTGGAGAGGCTGGAGAGGTTGTGCGAGTCACTGCGCGCCGACTCTGCCAGGCCTGCGACCAGCTGCGCATCGCCATGGATCATGCTGATGTGACGGTTGATGTCTTCGGCGACCTGGTGCTGTTCTTCGGCGGCAGTGGCGATTTGCGCATTCATATCGCGTATTACATCGACCGACTCGCGGATCAAGCCGAAGCTTGAGCGGGCGTCGGTAATGCTGCTAACCGTACTCTGCGATACCTCCAGGCTGGCATGCATTTGCTTGCCCATCTCCCGGGTGCGCTGGGCCAGACTGCTCAGCAGTCCGTCAATTTCAGCGGTGGAGTCCGCGGTGCGCTTGGCCAGCGCGCGGACCTCGTCAGCCACAACGGCAAAGCCCCGACCCTGTTCGCCGGCACGTGCCGCTTCAATCGCAGCATTGAGGGCAAGCAAGTTGGTTTGTTCGGCTATCGAGCGAATGGTGCCGAGAATCGACTGGATATTATTGTTGTCCTGCTCGAGCTGCTGCATCGCCGCTGCGGACTGGGATATTTCTCGGCTCAGCTTCTCGACGTTGCTGACTGCGGCATCGATTTGCAGTTGCCCGTCACGTGCCTGTTTTTGTCCATTGTCCGCCGACTCCGCGGCCTGAGAGCAGGAGCGAGCCACTTCGTTGGCGGTGGCGACCATCTCGTGAAAGGCGGTGGAGACCATGTCGATCGATTCACGCTGCCGTCCTGCAGCTTCGGTCATGTCGCCAGAAACCTTGGAGGAGGTGGTTGAGGTCTGCTGGATATGCTGGGCAGCTTGGCCAATGTTGAGGATCAATTGACGAATGGCCGTGAGGAACTGATTGAACCAATTGGCCAGTTGCGCGGTTTCATCCTGGCCACGCACGGTAAGGGCCTGAGTCAGATCGCCTTCACCTTGGGCAATGCCTTCCAGGCCACTGGCTACCGCGCGAATCGGTCTGACGATAAGCCCGGCAAAGCTGGCTCCCACCAGGGCAAACACGGCGGCGAGCACGATTGCCAACCCCACGATGATCCAAGTCAGGCGGGTGACCCCGGCCATCGCTTCTTGTTCACTGATCAGGCCGACAAAGCGCCAGCCCAGTTGTTCGGAAGGCCAGACGTTGGCCATATAACGTGCCCCGTTCAGCTTTACTTCGACCAGGCCTTTTTGTGCATTGCTCAGCGTGTTGTATCCGTTCTTCAAGTCACTTATTTTCTTGAAGTTGTTATTAGGGTTTTGGGGGTCGACCAGAATGGTGCCGTTATCCTCCATCAGCATCAGGTAACCACTTTCGCCCAGTTTGATCTGCTTGACGATGTCGGTCAGCTGCTTGAGTGAGACGTCGATGCTGATCACCCCACCCGGGTTGCCGAGGGTGTTGGCAATGCTGCGAGCGCTGGCTAACAGTACGGCATCGTCGGGGGCCCAGTAGTAGGCGTCGGTGCGCACGGTCTTGCCCTGATTGTCCATGGCTTTTTGATACCAGGGGCGTTTGCGCGGGTCGTAATTGCTCACTTTGGAGTCTTCTGGCCAGCTCACATAGCCGCCTTGGATATTTCCCATCGATACATAGGAATAGGCAGGGTGGCTGGTCCCCAGGCCAGCAAACAGGCCGAGGATTTGCTTGTCTTGCTCGCCGGTTGGGATGCTTGCAGCGTTGGCATCAATATATTGCTTGAGGCTGTCGTCGGATTGAGCAACGAGCGGGTGCTTGGCCAGGTATTCGACGTTTTGGTTGATGCCATCGAAAAATAACCGCATGGCGTTCTCTACCTGGCGGATCTCGCGGGCGCTGGTGTCGACGAACTCAGTTCTGGCATCGCTACGCAGATTGACGATGACCAGAACGGCGACCAGCATGATGGGGACGCAGGCGATGATTGCGAAGGCCCAGGTCAGTTTTTGTTTTATGTTCATCAGGGGTCCTTGCGCACGACGCTGTGCGGGAATTTTGGGGCTCTTATAGTGTCGGCTGCCTAGCAGCCTGTCGGACTTGAATTCATGAACGGGGATATCAATAGTGAGGCGAAGCGATTCGCCCCACTATTGAGGTATTTCCAGGCTTTTTTGCCCCGAATTTCCTGAGAACGAGCGGGTTTAGTTCATTTCTACCCACACTGGACGGATTTGTGGCGCAAAACGGCCATGCGTTTCAAATTCCAGGCCAGACATACCAGGCGCCATTCGCCGCTCACCTTGTCCTTGCCTCGCAGCAGAAACTGGCGAAAACCCATGACCGACTTGATGATGCCGAACACCGGTTCCACCGTCTGTTTGCGCAGCGCATAGAGGCGGCGCCCCGGCTGGCTCTTGAGTTTGTGCGCCATGCGTTGTTGCACTGTGGCATCAGCGTCGAGCGCTGCCAGCTCCTCGAAGCGCGCCTTCCAGTGCGGGTGATGATCTTCGCGTGCCACCGCCAGGTAGGGCTCGATTCCCGCCGCCTCGCAGGCGGCGATGTTGCTTTCGCTGTTGTAGCCACAGTCCCCGAGCACCACGTTCACCTGACCCAATGACTCCGGTAGCGCCTTAAGCTCGGCCAGCATGGGGACGACTTGTTGCTTGTCGTTGCCCGCCTGAGTGAGGCCTGGCGCCACCACCAACAGGGTGTCGGTATCCACTGCGGCCTGGGCGTTGTAGCACTGTTCGAAGCCGCCGCCAGCCACCCGCATGATGCGCGAGTCTTCGTCGGTGAGGTTGATTTGGTCGTGTTCGGTAGGCCCTTCCACTGGGGCTTTGGGCGGCTTGCCGCCGGGCTTCTTGCCCGTTTCTGCCGTGCGCGCCGCACGCTTGGCAAGCTTCTCTTGGTAGGCGGCCTGATCCTGCTCGAAACGCGCACGGGCGCGCACCTCGATCTTGGCCTTCGCCGCGTCCATGGCGAGCAAGCGATCTTGCCGGCGTTTGATCTCGTCCGGCAGATCGATGCCGACGGGGAGCTCTGCCTGGTCGGCCCGTTCAGCCAGCGCCAGGAGCTCCTGCACTTCGGCCTTGAGCTGGCGTTCGAGTGTCTGGATATGGCCATAGGACAGTGCACTGTGGCGTGAGGCGCTGGCATGCAGCTTGGTGCCGTCGAGGCTGATGGTGCCGAGCTTGAGCAGCTTCATCTCGCCCGCCAGCTCCAGCACCTGAAGGAAGATGCCGGCCAACTCGTCGAGGAAGCGGCGGCGGAAGCTGGCCAG encodes:
- a CDS encoding methyl-accepting chemotaxis protein — its product is MTEAAGRQRESIDMVSTAFHEMVATANEVARSCSQAAESADNGQKQARDGQLQIDAAVSNVEKLSREISQSAAAMQQLEQDNNNIQSILGTIRSIAEQTNLLALNAAIEAARAGEQGRGFAVVADEVRALAKRTADSTAEIDGLLSSLAQRTREMGKQMHASLEVSQSTVSSITDARSSFGLIRESVDVIRDMNAQIATAAEEQHQVAEDINRHISMIHGDAQLVAGLAESARSDSHNLSSLSTQLNELVNRFKT
- a CDS encoding urate hydroxylase PuuD; this translates as MEAHLTEWLNLGVRWIHMITGIAWIGASFYFVWLENNLNRVNPKDGLAGDLWAIHGGGIYHLEKYKLAPPKMPENLHWFKWEAYWTWMSGVALLMVVYYLNPSLYLIAPGSDMAPTVAIAIGLGSLVAGYVAYHFLCDSALGKQPALLGAVLFILLIAAAYGFSTIFSGRAAYLHVGAIIGTIMVGNVFFTIMPAQRALVKAIEDNTTPDPALPAKGLLRSRHNNYFTLPVLFIMISNHFPSTYGSSYNWLILAGIAIFAVLVRHYFNTRHNSNKYAWTLPVAALGMICLAYVTAPLRPAANAIPVATSASQPAVSVAKVEEVLEPSPDAAPGGAGTAFAEVNQVIQERCSVCHSATPSSPMFSAAPLGFMLDTPQQIKAQTAKIQAQAIASQVMPLGNITQMTQDERDLIGAWIAQGAQID
- the alc gene encoding allantoicase, which codes for MKAYAVPFEKYVNLADARLGTQAISVTDDWFADVNRLFQPTPAVWKEGVFDDNGKWMDGWESRRKRFEGYDSAVIRLGVAGSIKGVDIDTSFFTGNFPPSASLEGCFVAAGDPTDSTEWTEVLGAVELQGNNHHYHAINNAQAFTHLRFNIYPDGGVARLRVYGVPFRDWSNVGDNEQVDLAAALNGGRALACSDEHFGRMSNILNPGRGINMGDGWETARRRTPGNDWVIVALGAPGEIERIVVDTLHFKGNYPDSCSIQGAFVKGGTDSQIETQSLFWRDLLPSQKLEMHAEHEFAEQIKALGPITHVRVNVFPDGGISRLRLFGKVAK
- the uraH gene encoding hydroxyisourate hydrolase translates to MGRLTTHVLDAAHGCPGSAITVELYRVEGAQMELVTRVVTNHDGRCDAPILQGDDYRSGVYQLHFHAGDYYRARGVQLPDPAFLDVVVLRFGIDAGQDHYHVPLLISPYSYSTYRGS
- the puuE gene encoding allantoinase PuuE, which codes for MSADYPRDLIGYANNPPHPHWPGDARIALSFVLNYEEGGERNVLHGDQESESFLSEMVSAQPLQGERNMSMESLYEYGSRAGAWRLLKLFDQHAIPLTVFAVAMAAQRNPDMIKAMVAAGHEICSHGYRWIDYQYMDEAQEREHMLEAIRILTDITGERPLGWYTGRTGPNTRRLVMQEGGFLYDSDTYDDDLPYWDPASSAAKPHLVIPYTLDTNDMRFTQAQGFNTGDDFYQYLKDAFDVLYAEGVAGAPKMLSIGMHCRLLGRPARIAALARFIEYVKSHEKVWCARRVDIARHWHATHPFVETRT
- a CDS encoding IS1182 family transposase, with amino-acid sequence MSRFRPIDRKTDYLLPPSMDDWLPEAHLARFILEAIERLDLSALTRRYGGRGSAAYHPEVLLSLLVYGYATGTFSSRMIERATYDSLAFRYLASGSHPDHDTLASFRRRFLDELAGIFLQVLELAGEMKLLKLGTISLDGTKLHASASRHSALSYGHIQTLERQLKAEVQELLALAERADQAELPVGIDLPDEIKRRQDRLLAMDAAKAKIEVRARARFEQDQAAYQEKLAKRAARTAETGKKPGGKPPKAPVEGPTEHDQINLTDEDSRIMRVAGGGFEQCYNAQAAVDTDTLLVVAPGLTQAGNDKQQVVPMLAELKALPESLGQVNVVLGDCGYNSESNIAACEAAGIEPYLAVAREDHHPHWKARFEELAALDADATVQQRMAHKLKSQPGRRLYALRKQTVEPVFGIIKSVMGFRQFLLRGKDKVSGEWRLVCLAWNLKRMAVLRHKSVQCG
- a CDS encoding ureidoglycolate lyase, encoding MRTLIIEPLSKEAFAPFGDVIETEGSEFFMINNGSTRRYHKVATVETAQPEDQAIISIFSAQALEMPLTVRMLERHPLGSQAFIPLLGQPFLIVVAPLGDAPESALVRAFRSNGRQGVNYHRGVWHHPVLTIEKRDDFLVVDRSGSGNNCDEHFFDEHEQLLLAPHQ
- the uraD gene encoding 2-oxo-4-hydroxy-4-carboxy-5-ureidoimidazoline decarboxylase, with translation MSRFQTLTPSRLSCEDFVNVFADIYEHSPWVAEKAFELGLDDSVNQVNGLHQRMADILLSASHAEQLALINAHPDLAGKAAVRGELTASSTTEQAGAGISACTADEFSRFTELNDAYKAKFGFPFIMAVKGSNRHQILAAFEERIHNPPEQEFACALAEINKIALFRLQQL